The following DNA comes from Grus americana isolate bGruAme1 chromosome 22, bGruAme1.mat, whole genome shotgun sequence.
GCCGCCGCAGCGCTGAGGACTCGGCCGATGCCGTGTAGCTGCTGGGCTGGCCGTGCCGTGCAGAGCACCAGCATGCTCGGTGCACGTCTCTGCCTGCAATAAAGCTTTGGCACTACGGCCGCTGCTGCTCACGTCTttgctgggaagagctggggcaggagggtgggTGGGATTCGCCCCCAGCCCCACTAGGAAGCACAGGGCAGGGACCCGACAGCGTGCGGCGGCAGACACGGCACACTTGAGCTGCTTCACAACTTCACGTTTATTCGACAGGGGACAGCCTGGGGCAAGGGACACagctggggggggaagcaacAGCTACACCCTGAGAAACACTCGCTGCAGGCATCCCCCgagctgggggtgctgctgctactgctatTCAGTAGGCAGGAAAGAGTTTAAAAACCaccatttgctttttaagtCAGCCCAGGTGCTGGCCAGGGGCCCAGCCTGGGGTGGGAGGTCTCACCCCGGCACAtgtgggaccccccccaggaccccccaagCCCAGGCTGAGCTTTgccctttgctgcagcagcccgGACAGCCCCGAAAGGCTGAGCTGCCCCTTGCTCCTCAGACAGgctcagcagaagcaggaacagTTTTTATTGCCAGCAACCGGCTCCTGTGAAGGGGCCGTACCCCCAGAGTGGGGACAGGGTCAGTCCGCAGcccctgctcagagctgggTCCCCCCAGAGCCACGAGCATCGCCCCACATGATCCCATCTGCAGAGTAACGCAGGGTCGGGGGAGCATCGGGCTGCGGCTACGCGGCACCACGGGGTTGTGTCCTGGCCAGGGCAGAGCTCCAGCGAGCTGGGGCCAGGAGCGCTGCCAAGACGTCACCAGGCACTGAGGCTGAAAGCCCCTCCCGTTGCCATTTCCCCATGGACAAGCAATGAAGAGGACAGAGGATGAGTCTTGTCCTGAGCTCACGGGCTCCGCAGCGCCGTCACGTTGGTGCACCCCGGGCTCCCCTCCGCTCTCCCCGGGCGTAGGACATCTCCCCTCTGGCCACCACCTTGTCCAGCCCCAGGCGCCGCAGCTTCTCCACCAAGTTCAAGCTGAAGATGCTGCTCTGGGGTGGGGGTCTGTCCTGCCCCCTGCCCGCAGGCAAGGGCTGGGTGTCAGCATGCCGGGGGTCCTGGGAGGGGAACGGGGGGGCCCAGCACAAGCCAGTCCCTGGCACCGAGGCAGAGATGCCCTGTACCAGCAAGAGCTGGACGAGTCCCACGGGGGTGCTCGGGGGTCTGGGGCCAGGTGCCAGCACAGAGGAAGACGGTTCCGGCGAGGGGCTGCCGAGGCTCAGCCCCTCAAGGGGCCCACAAGAAGGCACGACGGCGTTATACCGactggaggggaagagagagcagaggaggggggggggtcagcagggggccctgccctgggggatgctgctgcaggggCCAGGGGGGCctcaggcagagcagcacccccttccttccctcctacATGCTCATTCACCTAACAAGGCTCAGGCTGTGGGAGACCCCCCTGCACTTGCAGCATTGCCCAAGCACCCCAAAGGTCACAGCCCCATgcagggggggctgcagccatgcccccccccccccccagctcagaGGAGGGGATGGGACATGATCACTGCTCTGCAAGCATTTTCCAGACATGCAGGGTTTTGTCCAACAGCACACGGTGAACTCCAGCTCACACCAACCCCCAACAAGCCTTGGAGAGGCTCATTAGGGCTAAGCAACAGTGCTCACTAATTAAGAGGCAGGCAggctccatccccagccccGCGCCTGGCTCCTCCGGCGCAGCCCAGGGAAAGATCCTGGTTTACACACAAGtccagagaggaggaggaaatccACGTCCGCTCCCGGGGAAGGCGACTCCCCATCACGCCAGGAGCAAACGCTGCTCTTGCCCCCAGGGTAAGCCCAGCCGCATGCACCCTGAGGAAGGCTCTTCCCATCACCGTGCTGCTCACAGAGGCCAGCGGAGGCTGGTCCCAGCCCCCGGGGGGGgtgcacagccctgggcacgCAGCCGCTGGAGCAGCCGGATCCAGGGACATTCAGATTCAGGGATGTTTCAAGTACCAGGCATCTCTCAGAGCATCAGGGGCTGCAGGTAGCCCCCAGCACTCTGCTTCACCAAGCTGCACGGAGCCAGGCacggggtgaggaggagagggttaggggggacgggggggggctggggtggcGGTGCAGGCAGTGCAGGCGGTGGGGGGGCCACGCGCCTTACCTGGGTGTCACCGTGGTGATCTCAGTGGTGGGGTGGAGGATGTGGCAGGTGGTGATGGTGAAGGTAGACGGGGTCTGGGGGAGGTTGTTAACAGAGAGGAACACTGGAAGGGACAGGAGACACGAGGTTaacggggaggaggggggggcacaacccaggcagaggcagagggcaGGGCTCTGGGCAGTCGGGAGAGCCAAAGCTGCGCTGAGAGCCGCCACCGCCAGCAGAAAGCTGCATGCGTGGGGCACATCCCCAGCAGCATTTGGGTCCGGCTCTTGCTCAGAGAGGGCTGTGAGCACAAGTGGGAGCAGGAGCTGACGTTTCTCCCAGACACGTCCTTTCCACACGCCCGGGCTGCAGCGGGTGCACGCTGGTGTGATGGCGAGGGCTCACCCCGCCACGGCGGCTGCAGAACAGCCCTCGTGCAGCTGCAGACGGAGCATCCCCACGGGGACGGACGGGTGGAAGGGACAGGCTGCTGCAAGAGGGGAGAGCACGGGGGTATGCGAGGGGCAGCCTGGGCAGGAGGGCATGGGCGTCCCGGGGGCCACGTCCCCTCCGCCCCCTCGCCCCACGCTCACCCCCTGAGCACTCCTTGGCTTTGGTGGGCGTTGAGGTAGGGAGCAGCTGGAAGGAGCTGGCGTCCACATCGTCCTCCTCCAGATCATTGAGGTTGTAGACCTCCTCCAGGTCAATGTCCAGCTGCCTGAAGTCTTTGGTGAGCACCCCAGGACGGGGCACCAGGATCCCACCCAGGTTGGGCCgtgccagctgctgccagtGGTGGAGCGTCACGGagcctggggggggacacacacagccGGGGGGCTCAGCTGGTGTTGTGGGACCCTCCTGGCACCTCCAGCTCTGCACACCAGGAAGCCCCCTCCACCCCTCACCTTCCAGGGGCTTCACGATCTGCAGTTTGTCGGGCAGGTAGGTGAGGGAGCTGAGGGAGAAGCCGGAGCCAGCGGTGAGCTCTGAGCCCCCTGAGTAGTTGGTCCCGGTGGAAACGATGCTCTCGTTGGGGGTGAGGAAGCCGCTGGAGCTCTCCCCGTCCCTCAGCCGCCACAGCTTGTGCTCCCGGTCCGTCTCGAAGAAGGAGCGCTCCTCCGAGgcatggctctgctgctgcGCCGACAGCCGCTGCACCGCTGCCTCCAGGGCCTGCCGGCCCGGGGCCGCCCGGGGCTCCTCTCCGGACCCCTCGTCCCTGCCGGCAGGTGCAGCATTAGGGTGCTGGGGGCCATGGTCCTGTACCAcatcccccacacacacactgtgccGGACCCCAACCGGCAGCATGCTCCAGCCACGCctgccctccccctgccccaggcttGCAGTACTGGTTAATGCTCCGATGCGATCGGCATCTCGCCAACGCCCCAGCTCCTCCgcaggggcagcagctctgTCCCCCCCTGCCCGAGCCCCTCCTGCAGCACTCACTGGGTGCCCTCCGAGCCGGAGCAGCGGGGGGTGCTGGCTCCCCCGGAGGGGGCGGCTGACAACTGCTTGGAGCCCGGCACGTGGTGGGGAGACTCGGAGCAAGACTTGGCTTTGACCGCCTGGTTCACCGCTTTCACCGTCTCAAAGACGCGCAGGTAGCTCCTGCGGGCAGGAAGCAGGCAGTGATGGACCCTCgagccagcccagccccccggggacccccacCTCGTGGCCCAGCATGACCCACTGACGGCAGCACTCACTTGTAGTCTGAGGAGGAGCTGTCTGTTCCCTTCCTCATCGTCCCCTTGATCTCAGCTGCCAGCGAGTCCTGGAGACACGGGGGACGCAATATCAgtggagaggagagcaggggcccccacccctcccgctgcccagccctgcctgcgccccCCACTCACCACGGGCAGGAGGCTGGGCGCGCTGTAGCGGCTGACGGTGCTGTTGGGCAGGCTGCGGCTGCGCAGGCTCTTGACCTCCTCCTGGGCTTCCTGCAGCATCCCACCGCACTCGGCGTACTTCTCCTGCAGGTCCCGCAGCTGCGGGCAATGGGTGCAGCTCAGGCATGGTACCGGCGGCAACAGGGCAGGACCCCCCACCAGCCAGGACAGGACCCCCCCACCAGCCGGGACACCCATGGCTAGGGTCTCCCTGGGCTCACCTCCGtccggagctgctgctgcacctcctTCGCCACAgccaggtgctgctggagctcctCCACCTCTGAGCCGTACTGCAGGCAGGAGTGGGCAGGTCAGGGAGCCTTGCCCGCACCCCCCCAGCACTCCCCCCGGCACGGGCAGGGGACGCTCACCGTGCGGCACTTCTGCTGCAGGTCCACGACCTGTGCCAGGAGCTGGCTGATCTCCTCCTGCTGCCGTGCCGTGTCTTCCGCCTTGCGGGCCAGCTCGTCGGAGAGGTAAACGACCTGCTGGCTTGCTTCAGCTGGGGAGGGCCCAGGGTCCATCACCACCAGAGCACGGCCATCCAGCCCTGGCCCGTGCAGTGCCTGCAGACCCCCCAACCCAAGCCCAGGAGGAGCTGCCCCCCACGAGCCCAGCCCCACGTACAGAACTGCTCCACGCAGTCAATcatcagctgctgctcctggtcCTCGTACTGACAGGTCTCGGTTGCGATGTTGGTGGCCTGGGGGAGAGGGTTGGAGGGGCTGAGTGCGACGGGCAGGACTTCCAGCCTCCCTGGGGGCCAGCTCGGGTCCCCCGGCAGTGAGCGGGGCAGAGGTGGGCACAGAGAGGGGTGTCCcaccagccagctctgctcaccTCCAAGCGAAGCTTCTGGTTCTCCTCCTCCAGACACTTGAGTTTCTGCTGCAAGGTGTCGTACTGGAAGtactgctgcagggacagcgaGGACTCGTGCCGGCGCAGcctggggtggcagggagggcACTGAGCACCCAcagtgcaggcaggatgggggCCCCCTGCCCActccccccagctcccaggcaggCATCTGCAGCGATGCagctctgtggggctggagccaTGGAAGCcatgggagggaagggagcacCAGCCCTGGTGCTACCCCAGAGGTGGCAACGGCTCCAGCCCAACACCTCTGCCTGGCCCCCCAGGAGCAACCCTGCCCCAGGCAAGCGGTGGGACAGGGATCCCCCACTCACGGCGTGGAGGTGGCAGAGGTGGGCTCGCTCTCCTCCGTCGTGGTGGTGTAGAAGTGGAGCAGGTCGTCCCGCATGGAGACCTCGTGGCGCAGCTGCGCGATctgggaggggaagaggcaTCAGGGCACGGCCGAGGGGACCACAGCCACCCCTGGGCAGGACACGTGGGGGGCCAAGGACAGGACCCTG
Coding sequences within:
- the HAP1 gene encoding huntingtin-associated protein 1, with protein sequence MEIWSSPAAYDELNGNAERGGGADPIARELEEVLCAERVVRITKTYHDIDAVTSLLDEKERDLELAARIGQSLLKQNRSLTERNELLEEQLELAKEEIAQLRHEVSMRDDLLHFYTTTTEESEPTSATSTPLRRHESSLSLQQYFQYDTLQQKLKCLEEENQKLRLEATNIATETCQYEDQEQQLMIDCVEQFSEASQQVVYLSDELARKAEDTARQQEEISQLLAQVVDLQQKCRTYGSEVEELQQHLAVAKEVQQQLRTELRDLQEKYAECGGMLQEAQEEVKSLRSRSLPNSTVSRYSAPSLLPVDSLAAEIKGTMRKGTDSSSSDYKSYLRVFETVKAVNQAVKAKSCSESPHHVPGSKQLSAAPSGGASTPRCSGSEGTQDEGSGEEPRAAPGRQALEAAVQRLSAQQQSHASEERSFFETDREHKLWRLRDGESSSGFLTPNESIVSTGTNYSGGSELTAGSGFSLSSLTYLPDKLQIVKPLEGSVTLHHWQQLARPNLGGILVPRPGVLTKDFRQLDIDLEEVYNLNDLEEDDVDASSFQLLPTSTPTKAKECSGVFLSVNNLPQTPSTFTITTCHILHPTTEITTVTPSRYNAVVPSCGPLEGLSLGSPSPEPSSSVLAPGPRPPSTPVGLVQLLLVQGISASVPGTGLCWAPPFPSQDPRHADTQPLPAGRGQDRPPPQSSIFSLNLVEKLRRLGLDKVVARGEMSYARGERRGARGAPT